A window of Flavobacterium psychrophilum genomic DNA:
GTTTTGGTATTTCCGGGGTATTCCTGCTATCCGGCTTGCCAATGATCATTTTAATTTCATTGCAAAAAACGATATTTCCGGTAATTACCTCGGTAATGCAATTAGTAAGCTCTTCGAGTGATGCATTTTTTAAAAGGTAGCCGCTTGCACCGTTTTGCAGGGATTGCATAACCATACTTCGCTCTGAGCGGTTACTGAGCATTAGCACCGATGTAGAAGGAGATGCCATTTTAATGGCACTGCACAGTTCAATGCCATTGCAATCGGGAAGAGTAATGTCCAGTAATATTACATCAACAAAATTTGTCTTCACAAAGGAGAGTATCCCGTTTCCATCAATAAAACAGCCTGCAATATGCAACCCCTTAACTCCGGAAAGCAATTGCTTTAATCCTGCAATGACTATCGGATGGTCATCAACTACAGCGATTGTAATCGTTTTATTTTCCATGTAATTTCAATTCAATGTTAACCGTTGTGCCCTCACCAATTTTAGAATCAATTTCTACCATGCCACCAAGGTATTCCACCCTGTTATGAATGTTACTGATGCCCATACCTGCGCGATTTGATAAATCTTCCACTGCAAACCCAATGCCGTTATCTTCGATAGTGATATAAAATGCAGCTGCATCCTGCGAACATTGCAATAATATAGTGCTTGCCTTGGCATGCTTAATGGCATTGGAAAGTAATTCCTGTACGATCCTATAGATATTCAGTTGTGCGGAGCGTGAAAGATCCTCTGCTATAGAATAGGTTTGAAGGTCAATATCAAGATTGTCGTTCATGAAAAACTCGCAAAGATCCTTTAAGGCGGTTTCAAGCCCAAATTTCAGCAGCGATTCAGGCATAAGGTTCCGGGCTACCCCTCGTAATTCACTTACAGACCGGTCTAATTGAAGAACTATAGTATCAAACTCGAACCTCTGTTCTTGTGCCAGTTGTTTTGATGCCCAACCTGATAGATTAATTTTTACGCCGGCAAGCATCCCACCAAGCCCATCATGAAGTTCTTTTGCGATACGTTCCCTTTCTTTTTCTTCTCCTTCCAGTATCGCCCTGGTGATTTTTAGTTTTTCTTCTTGCTGTCTGGTCTCAATTTCCTGTTTGTGGTTTAGCTCTTTTTGAAGGATCAGTTTTTTATTACTGCGATAGTACAGGTAAGAAAACAGTGCAATGCTGAAAAAAAGCAGGCTTATACCGGCTAGAGCAAATACGTAATTTTTTTGTTCAGTAACCTCCAGGTCCTGCTGCACTTTCTGTGTTTTTAACTGTACGATCTGATTTTGGTTTTCCGAATTTTGGTATTTCGCCTCAAGGGCGTTCACTGTTTCTTTTAGCCTGCTGTCAGATAGGCTGTCACTTAGCGCACTGTATTTTTTCAGCCATTTGTAGGCTTCACTTTTATCTGCTAACAACTCATTTATACTGACAAGTTGTGCAAATATGGTTTTACGATTATTTACATCCCTGGTAAAGATACCTTCGTTCAAAATAGCAATAAGTTGCATTTTTGCCTGTTTATAGCGTTGGAGGTGTAATAACGACTCGTAATTTCTAAAATATAGCAATTGCAAAATATCGGGTTGGTTGAGGCTTTTGGCAAGGCCAATACCCGATTTTGCGCTCTTGATTGCCCCGTCGAAATTCTCTATATAAATGTTATACTGCGCTTCACATAAATAGTACATGGGATAGCTGACACAATCAGGCGATAGTAAGAGTATTCTTTTTGCTGCATCCAGCATCTCCCTGGCCGGTTCTTTTTTACCCGCATAAATAAAATTGTTGGCAGCCGCTATGTAAGCCAGCAGAAGGGTAGGGGATCGCGGTACATCTTTTTCAAGCAAATCAATTGCCTTTTTATTGTACAATGCCGCTTTGTCAAACTGGGCATTGTACATTAGTATCGTACCGAACTGAGAGTAGTAATGCGCTAGTTTTTCGACATTGCCTGATTGCCTGGCCAGTGGTATTGCCTGTTTTGTAAGTACTTCCATTACGTAAGGATACCCTTTACTGTCTTTGAGGGCGATGGCATAATTATACCATGCTGCCGCCTGCATTAGCAAGGCATCTTTACCTTTAAATGCAGCAAGTTGCTTTTGAGCCATTTGAAAGGACTGGGCAGCTTTAGCCTTGCTCCTTGTACTATAGTATTGCCCCTGGTAGAAATTATAGGCTGCTCTTAAATAGGGATAATTTTTAGCACTGGTTTTTCCTTGTAAGAGATAATATTTGCTTTTAACACTGTCTGTAGCGCGATAGTAGTCTGAAAGCAGGTAATAAGCGCCTGCTTTAAGGCTGTCAGAAACCTTTGAGCGAACTACAATACTTAGGCTGTCTGCATACGCTTTTTGCCCTATAGGCAGAAGTTGCTGCGCAGCGGCTCGGGGGGGTATAAAAAATACTACTACAAATACGGCTATACTGTATCGAACAATTTTAAGCATTGATAAAAATTTGCTTAAAAGTACCATATCCTTTCCTAAAAAAAAATACCCGGAAACAGGTAGATGTTTTTACCTGATTACAGGTATTGAATACTGTAGAATAAATTTTGACCTTTGATTTGTAAAGCAGCGATGGAGACTAAAGGTAACAACATCCTACAGCCTGTGCGGCTTTTACATCGAATTGCAGGTAAAAGAAAAATTAATTTAAATTTAAAATCATGAAAAACCAATTGAGAACAAAAACAGGATTCAGAAAAATGGCACTTATCGTTTGCACTATCGCTATGGGTATATTTACCTCTTGTAGTGATGATGACGGTGGGAGTACTACAAATCCAACAAACGGAAAAAATGTTAAACTTACAATTACCGTTAATGGCGCTGCCGATAGTGATTACCTATCTTTTGTAGCGGTGGGTAGCGCTACATCTGATCCGTCTGAAAATACAATTTGGAAAGTAAATGGTACAACACTAACCAATGAGAGGGCAGTGAGCCTTGGTGAAAACGAATTTACAGGGAGTACAAAAACCTATATTATAGAATCTGTAACACCCCTTACCTCTGTGAGTGTCGGCATGCAGTTTCTTACCTCTCCGGAGAGGAGTTACACATTCAGCTATAAAGCAGAGATTAATGGGAAAGTGGTGAAAGAAGAGAACAATGTTCAGGTAACTTCTGATAACGACTATACACACGACTATTCATACTAATACAGCAGAATAACTATTGAAACAGCCCTACGTACAGCCGTCAGGGCAGTTTCAATAAATACAGACATTCCGAAGGAGATTTACCATTTCTTACATATAGTTTACTATGAAAAATAATCTAATACACAAAGCGCTGTGTGGCTGCTTTATAATAGCAATTTTTATTTGCACGGATTCGGTTGCTGCTCAGCAATATGTGCAGCCTGAAAGAAACGACACGATTTATCTCACCCCAAAAACAACTTTTGACATTGCGAAAGCAACAGCTGCCCTGGCTAAAGGTAAAAGTACTATTAAAGGTGTGGCATTTATTAGACCTGAAAACAGCAGTCTCGGGTTTAATATTAAAACAGGGAAAAAGCTTTTCGCTGATAGGATAAAAATTAGCCTATATCCGATTACGCCGTACTTTGATGAGTTTTTAGCGTTGAAGAAAAAGGAAAACCCCCGTAAATTAAAATATGCTTTTCTATCAAAGGAAGCTATAAGCTACAGGCTTGAAGCCATAACAAACAGTACAGGTGAATTTACATTTCCTGAAATGAAGCCGGGGAAATACTATATTGAGGGAGTTCTAAACTGGACACAAAGCGGAACCTACCAGCAATATACCGGTAGCGGCTATAATAATTATGGTGGGCGTACCAATTATTACACTAACCAAAACTATGTAAACCATAATAGCGAACTTTTGACAAAAATTGTAGAAGTGAAAAAAGACGGAGAAATTGTAGAAATAAAACTGAAATAATATTTACATTTTATAAACCATACAACAAGCGGTTTACTTAAATTCAAGGTCAGGTAAATGGTGTTTCGGCAAGAGTGCTTTCCAGTGAACTTAAAGAATCGGAAGCTAACGACTTCATTAAGAAAAAAGCTTCAGTGGGGATATCCGGTAAGTATTAAATATGAATTTTTGCCTTATAGCCAGACACTTGATGAAGTTATAGGAGCAATGACAAAATAGGAATGCAGCATCGCCAGAAAATAAAAAGTGGACATAATTATAGTATAAACAACTACTATAAATAAGATTTCCTTTACACTAAAATTAACTATGACTGATATAGAAAAAAACAAGAAAACTGCTGTCGCGTTTTACGAGTTGATGTTTAATGACTGCAAACCTGCAGAGGCTATTTCGTTATATGCCGGAGACACTTATATACAGCATAATCCTCACGTAGCTGACGGTAAGGAGGGCTTTATTTCTTATTTTGAACGCATGGCTTTAGAGTACCCTGGAAAACGGGTAACCATCAAACGCATTATCGCAGAAAATGATTTGGTTGTACTACACTGTTTTCAACATTGGCCGGGCGATTCAGATTATGCCGGTATTGACATATTTCGCTTTGATATTAATGGTAAGATTGTAGAGCATTGGGATGTATTACAGGTTATTACAGTACATTCTGAAAACGACAATGGATTGTTCTAAAGGGGGAAACTTAAATACCAGGTTATGAAACGTTATAATATGTATAAATATTAGAAAATGAACTGTCCATTTAGTATTTTTATTACCCGTAAAAAACTTCACAGTTACATTAGATAGTAAAAGCACGATAATGGAAAATTTAAAAAAAACATATATAGCAGGCGGTTGTTTCTGGGGTATGGAAGACCTTTTTAGAGTACTGCCTGGGGTAAAGGATACAGAGGTAGGTTATTTAGGAGGACAAAATGAAAACCCCACTTATGAAAATCATCCAGGACATGCAGAAGGTCTTGAGATAACTTACGATCCGCAAGTGATAACGTATAACGAACTGTTGGATTATTTTTTCAGGGTTCATGATCCAACTACTATCGACCGTCAGGGAAATGACAGGGGAGCAAGTTACCGTTCTGCTATTTTTATCCAAAATGACGAGGAAGAGCAAACGGCTAAAGATGTAATCGAAATTGTTGATGCATCAAAGCGATGGCCGGGTAAAGTTGTTACCACTTTAGAGCCATTTACCAAGTTTTGGATTGCAGAAGGCTATCATCAGGACTATTTGGTTAAAAATCCTAATGGGTATACATGCCATTTTGAAAGGTTTGGCACATTTTTATAGTAATGAAGAACTCTGTTTTAAGGTTCATCCAGACTATTTTCCCTTGGTAAAAATCAATATATCCCAACTTTTTCTTCCCATTAGAGGTTTGGATTTGTAGATAATTGTGTTTTTATTAGCTATAATTTCGCTGTATGGTGCATGGTGCTGTTTATCTTCCGGCATTACAAGTTTCCCATCTTTAATAAAGGCTTTGTAAACATCGCCGCTTTCCCGTTTTTGGTATTTAGCGGTCCAGTCTGTTATTGTGGCATATTGTGCATTGTCAAAAACTATCTGCAGGTTTCTGGTCGTTTGTTTGTTAATCCAGAGGCCTTCATATATTTTTTTAGCCTGATTAAAGCCTGAAGGGTGCTGGGCGTCAGCATTCGAAGATGCTAGTAGTATGATAATTGCACAGGTGAGGTATTTATAATAATTTGACATCTTTGTTTGATTTTGAAATTTATCAGTAGTAGGCATCCCGGATCTCAATTGCTGCAGCAATACTAGATTACTTAACTTAAAAATAGTACCTGTCATAAGCGTTTTTCTTTGCTAAGGTATGGCATTGTATCAAAACAGACTCTAACTTATTGAACTTGCCGAAAAGTAAGGTTGATCCTCGGTAACATTTCTTTAGCGGATTTAGGAATTTGATGTTCCCAAAAAGTATTAGTGGTGCCGGACATAAGCAACAATGTACCATGATGCAAAGGAACTTCTATCTGTGCAACAGACTTATCAATTTTATGCCTGAGACGAAAAGGCCTTGTCTGACCGAAAGTCATAGATGCAATATTAGGGTTTCTGCCAATCATATGTTCCTTATCCGAATGCCATGCCACGCTGTCGCTACCATTACGGTAGAGATTCAGCAACACAGCATTAAACAAAAGCCCCGTCTCTTCTTCGACTTTCTTTTTTAGTTGCATAAGTTCAGGCGTCCACGGCAATGCACTTTCTCCTGCTTCTTCCTGTTCGCCATACCAGGCAATCATTCTCGGAGCGGTCACTATTTTGTCATACATGGGCATTTGGTATTCTCGCCATGGCGTATTATGCAATAGCATATCATAATAATAATCGGCTTCAGTTTTAGATATAAAACCTTCATGCAGCATCAGGCATAAGTCAGGCAGGTCAAAATTCTTTTGCGCACCGTTACCTGTGGTAAACAAATCTTTTTCGTCAAATAATAGCATTGTCATTTCATTAAAGGCATTTAGTCATAGATAAGTTTAAAGCCACGGTTACCTGAAATTACGTCCCTTATGAAACACTTTTTCCGGGTTTTTCTCATCAGATTGTGATAGGGTAGACAAAGCTGATGCAGTGTCTTTAGTATCTGTCATATTTTGTAAAAGCGAAGACATATTATAGCAGGAATTTGCAATAACGTGGATAACCTCACCTTCAATTTGCACTTTTCCCTGTACCATTAGCAAACGTGCCTGCACGATATCCCTGCGGTAGGTATCAAACACTTTTCCCCAAACCACCAGGTTGGCAAAACCGGTTTCATCTTCAATAGTAATAAAGATCACGCCTTTGGCTGTTCCGGGTCTTTGTCGTACGGTAATTAGTCCGGCTACAGCAACAGAATCTCCATTTGCCAGTTTGGAGAGGTTTGCCGTAGCTGTTACCCGGAAGCTATCCAGTTGCTTGCGCACAAAACTTACGGGATGGGCTTTTAATGACAAACCTATAGTACCATAATCTTCAACTACGTGTTCGGCATCGGTTAGCAGCGGTAATTCAAGCTGTATCTCGCTAGTACTTTCAGAAGGCTGACCCTTAAACATACCAATAGGGCTGTCTGATAATGAAGATACCTCCCAAAGTGCCTGCCTGCGGTCCAGTCCGATAGAGCGGAAAGCATCGGCATCTGCGAGTTTTTCCAAAGCAAGCATAGCTAGTCCGGCGTCCAGCAATGCGTTAACAGACCTAAATGGCTTTTGCCGTGCCGCCATTAATAACTGCATATCATCGGTAGACAAACCTTTAATTTGCCTGAAACCAAGCCGCAAAGCAAAATATTTACCCGATCTTTCTTCGAGTTTATTATCCCAGTGCGAATAATTAATGTCTACCGAGCGTACTTCTACGCCGTGCTTTTGCGCGTCGATAACAATCTGAGCAGGCTGATAAAACCCCATAGGCAGGCTGTTGAGCAACGCCGCAGCAAACACATCCGGGTAATAACATTTAATGTACGATGATACATATACCAGCAAAGCAAAACTTGCCGCATGGCTTTCAGGGAAACCATAAGAACCAAAGCCTTCTAACTGGCGGAATACCCGGCGGGCAAAATCTTCCTCATATCCTTTGTTTATCATTCCCTTCACAAGTTTTACTTCCCAGTCGCTTACTTTTCCCTTTGCTTTAAAAGTAGCCATGCTTCGGCGTAGTCCATCAGCTTCGGCAGGGGTAAAGCCAGCAGCTACAATAGCAATTTCCATAGCCTGTTCCTGAAACAGCGGCACGCCCAAAGTACGGCCTAGAATTTCCTTCAGTTCTTCCGATGGGTAATTTACAGGGTCAATTCCATCACGACGGCGCAGGTAGGGGTGCACCATGTCGCCCTGAATAGGCCCCGGGCGTACAATAGCTACTTCAATTACCAAATCATAAAAGCACTTGGGCTTTAACCGTGGCAGCATAGACATTTGCGCACGGCTCTCTATCTGGAAAACACCCAGTGTATCGGCATGGCTTATCATTTCATACACCGCGGGATCCTCATATTTGTTGATTTCTGCGAGGGTATATTCCTTACCATAATGCTGTTTGCAAAGGTCAAAAGCCTTACGGATGCAGGTCAGCATCCCCAACGCCAATACATCTACTTTTAAAAAACCCAATTGTTCTATATCGTCCTTATTCCATTCAATATTAGTACGGTCTTCCATCCGTGCATTTAGTACAGGGCATAAGTCAGAAAGCCTATCCTGTGTAATGATAAAACCACCGGTGTGCTGACCGAGTTGACGCGGGAATCCCACAAATTCACGTGTAAGTTCGAGGGTTTTCATCAAATGCGGATCGGCGAGGTTAAAGCCCTCAGAAGTAATCCGCCCGTTGTCAAGTTCATCACGAAATTCCTGTATAGAAGCTGCCAGCCTGTCAACAGCATCGGTTGATAACCCCATGGCTTTTGCCACATCGCGAATGGCACCCCTCCAGTGTACCTGCGTAACGGTTGCCACAATAGCAGCTCTGTCCCGTCCATATTTTTCATAGATATACTGAATGACTTCTTCACGGCGTTCATGTTCAAAATCTACGTCAATATCGGGCGGCTCATCACGGGCATCCGACATAAACCTGGCAAACAGCACCTTGAATTTAGAAGGGTCTACCGATGTAATGCCCAAACAATAACAAACCACAGAGTTTGCTGCCGATCCGCGTCCCTGGCATAAAATGTTACGTTGTCTCGCAAAACGTACAAAATCGTACACGGTTAAAAAATAGGAGGCGTAATTTTTACGTTCCATAAATTCGAGCTCATAGCGTATGGCCTCTGCAATTTTTTCGGGAATGTTATTGTCAAACCTTTCATTGGCTCCCTGCCATGCCAGCATTACAAGTTCCTGTTGCGGTGTTCGCCCACCGGAAGTAATTTCTTCGGGATAGATATATTTTAGACTATCGAGCGAGAACCGGCAGGCATCGGCTATTTCGCTGGCAGCATCTAATGCCTGGGGGTATTGCCTGAACAATCGTTGTATTTCATCAGCAGGTTTCAGGTAGCGTTCGGCATTTTGGTAAAGGCGAAACCCCGCCGTGTGTATGGTGCATTTCTCGCGAATGCAGGTTAGTACATCCTGTAGCTGCCTGCGCTCCGGCACGTGGTAGTGCACATCATTTGTGGCAACAAGTTTTATATTCAAAGATTCAGATAATTGCCAAAGGCGGTGCATGCGTTTATTGTCATTGGCCTGATAGGATCTGCTCATTCCCAAGTAGAGCGCCATGCTCAAATTATCGCTATATTCTTTTAGTGAATCTTTATAACTATTGTCAAAATCAAAAGTTTCGTTAAGCGAGAGTGGGGGCAGAGCAATAAATAATATGCCTTTGGCATATTCGTAAACTTCTTTCTTATACAGGAGGCATTGACCTTTTTCGGCGCGTAAATTTCCCGTAGAAAGCAAACCGGAAAGCCTGGCGTAGGCATCTTTATCGGTGGGATAGGCAAGTAGGGGTGGCCCATCCATAAGTTCAAGCCTGCACCCGATAATTAGCCGTATACCAACCTTTTTTGCCGCCGAATACGCCCGTACCACGCCTGCCAGTGTGTTATGATCGGTAATGGCAACTTCGGTATAACCTAACGCTGCGGCCTGTTCCACAAGTTCATGAGGATGCGACCCCCCACGCAGGAAACTGAAATTGCTTGTGATATGTAGTTCTGTATAGCTCATGCAAAAAATCCGTGTAAAAACCATTTGGGCTTATCGCCATCATAAGGCCCCGAACGGAACACCCAATAACGGGCACCATTTTTATCTTCAACTGAATAGTAATCCCTATATAATCCGTCAGAGAGCCACCATTCCTGCTCAATACGTTCGGGTCCATCAGCTTTGGCTATATCATATACTGTCCCCTTGTAGCGAAACACTATTGGAGGGTTATCCGGCAGGGCAGCACTCACTTCTATAATTTCAGGGATAGGCAGCAGGTGCATGGGGCGTGGCAAATCGGTACGCCAGCCACCGTCAGGTTTTTCCCATAAAGGAGATGCTTTTTTTATAGAACGTTCCGGCCAGTGATGTTCCACCGGTAAATACCGGTTTACAGAATCCTGTCCAATTTTAGCGGTTACCCTGTCCAGCAGTTCGGCCACCTTCATGTCGTTTTGTGAAGCAGCATTCCATATGGCTGCCTGTTCGTGTGTAACCGGTTCTATCTTTGGTGCCTCAAGTATAAATAACTCAAACCCCAGCGCGGGCTCCAACGTGGCGATCTTATGCTCAAAAAGCCTGAATAAATGACTGGTATTTCGGGATGGATGCCCCGTGCCAATTTCTATTTGCTGCACGGCACCATCAACTCTATACGCCTTAAAAACACAATGGCGTAAACCGAGGCCTTCGGTTTCGAACCGCAGACATAGTATTTCAAGCAGCTGTTTAAGAGCAATCGTTATACCTGTAGCCGATGCAATAGGTTCCATACTCGATAGCCGCTCCTGATACGGTTCGACAGGTTTTACGGGTACGATGAGTTCAATTTCCTGACCTAAGGCCTGTGCAATTCTTTTAGGAAGATCGGAACCAAAGCGCCTGCGTAGCACTGATGGCGGCATATTTATAAAATTGCCAATATACTTCATACCTAGTTTTTTCAGTCTTGCCAGGATAGTAGCGTCCAGCCTAAGCGCGGCAGGCGGCAGGTTTTTCAATGCCTCGCGCTGCTGTCCCGGGTTTACCATTGCTTCGCTTCCAAAGCGTGCTACTGCCCATGCCGTGCTTATGGTATCGGCAACGGCAGTTTGTACAGTATAGCCATAGCTGCCTAATTTCTTTTTAATATGGGTAAGGTAAGCAGCCTCGCCACCCCAAAGATGCGTGCAGCCGCTGCTGTCTAAAATCAACCCGTCGGGCAGGTCCACCGCCGCAAAGGGCGTATAAAATATGCTCCATTCAGCCAGTGCCTGTAATAGCTTTTCAGCTCTTCGGGGTTCGGTTTCAACCATTTCCAGTGCCGGAAAAATGGCTTTGCAATCGGCCAGTACCATGCCTGTGCGTATGCCTTTTTGAACCGCTTCAGGGCTAACCGCGTCAATAACCATACGTCCGTGCTGACGTGAAGCCAAAACGAAAGGTTTGTCTCGAAATTCGGGTCGCTTGCGCGCCACATACTCCGTGAGCAGGTAAGGAAACGATATGGAAACGTATCTTGGCATTATCCGGTATGGCGTTCGTTAAAAATTGATAATGTAAAATGTTTATCGGTCAGCGAGGTAAAGGTTTTATCCTGCCAGGTTACCTGCCACGAATGGGGTCTGCCATTACGCATCTTTACCAATTGCACATCCCATGTGCTATGACCCACTCCGGGTAAATTGTCATTAATAAGGCTTGGTAACGAGCTTATTTTCCATCGGGTAGTACAGGCCACTGCATTTTCTCTGTGCGGGCAATGACGGTGAATAAAACCGGTTACACCGCTGTTTTCTACGGCTAACTGCAACCGTCGGGATTCTGTAAAACCAAGTTCTTTAATTTCACCTACCACAGCTGTAAGCGCTTCGCATTTCAATGCTTCTTCAATAATCCAAAGCGCATCTTTTGTACGCACTGTATTTATAAAAACCACACGGTCGGGTTCCAGCCCAAAGTGTTTTAAACCAAAGGGGAAAACTTTTTTCCCGTTGCCAACCCAAAGGCAAAGGCCTCCGTCTTTTATTAATTTACTAATTATTGCTGTAATGAAACCGCTTGTTGATGCGGCATTAGCCGATTCATAGCTGATAAATTCGTGTATAGCCCCCGTTGAAAAAACATTGCCGGGAAAGGCAGTCGCAAATGGATAAAGACCGGTAGTAAAAGGCTCGGTGCTTAGTTTTCCTAAGCCTTGCATCGCATTGATCTTTGCCTGAAGCTGCCTTGCTATTTCTAATTTTTCAGCTGCGTATTTCACTTTCATTTCTTTTAGCTATACAAATTTCATTCTGCACAGTACAAAATTATTACAGATTGTAACAAAAAATCGTATATTTGATGTTACAAATTATAACAAAATAATTATGTCTTTATTTTCTGATAATATTAGGCACCTGAGAAATCAAAAAAATATTTCTC
This region includes:
- a CDS encoding nucleotidyltransferase; the encoded protein is MPRYVSISFPYLLTEYVARKRPEFRDKPFVLASRQHGRMVIDAVSPEAVQKGIRTGMVLADCKAIFPALEMVETEPRRAEKLLQALAEWSIFYTPFAAVDLPDGLILDSSGCTHLWGGEAAYLTHIKKKLGSYGYTVQTAVADTISTAWAVARFGSEAMVNPGQQREALKNLPPAALRLDATILARLKKLGMKYIGNFINMPPSVLRRRFGSDLPKRIAQALGQEIELIVPVKPVEPYQERLSSMEPIASATGITIALKQLLEILCLRFETEGLGLRHCVFKAYRVDGAVQQIEIGTGHPSRNTSHLFRLFEHKIATLEPALGFELFILEAPKIEPVTHEQAAIWNAASQNDMKVAELLDRVTAKIGQDSVNRYLPVEHHWPERSIKKASPLWEKPDGGWRTDLPRPMHLLPIPEIIEVSAALPDNPPIVFRYKGTVYDIAKADGPERIEQEWWLSDGLYRDYYSVEDKNGARYWVFRSGPYDGDKPKWFLHGFFA
- a CDS encoding methionine sulfoxide reductase A (this stereospecific enzymes reduces the S isomer of methionine sulfoxide while MsrB reduces the R form; provides protection against oxidative stress), whose translation is MENLKKTYIAGGCFWGMEDLFRVLPGVKDTEVGYLGGQNENPTYENHPGHAEGLEITYDPQVITYNELLDYFFRVHDPTTIDRQGNDRGASYRSAIFIQNDEEEQTAKDVIEIVDASKRWPGKVVTTLEPFTKFWIAEGYHQDYLVKNPNGYTCHFERFGTFL
- a CDS encoding LuxR family transcriptional regulator, whose product is MENKTITIAVVDDHPIVIAGLKQLLSGVKGLHIAGCFIDGNGILSFVKTNFVDVILLDITLPDCNGIELCSAIKMASPSTSVLMLSNRSERSMVMQSLQNGASGYLLKNASLEELTNCITEVITGNIVFCNEIKMIIGKPDSRNTPEIPKLTKRESEVLRMMADGKTTPIIAGELCLSPLTIETHRKNIMQKFQAKNVAELILLAAQHHIL
- a CDS encoding Error-prone repair protein ImuA yields the protein MKVKYAAEKLEIARQLQAKINAMQGLGKLSTEPFTTGLYPFATAFPGNVFSTGAIHEFISYESANAASTSGFITAIISKLIKDGGLCLWVGNGKKVFPFGLKHFGLEPDRVVFINTVRTKDALWIIEEALKCEALTAVVGEIKELGFTESRRLQLAVENSGVTGFIHRHCPHRENAVACTTRWKISSLPSLINDNLPGVGHSTWDVQLVKMRNGRPHSWQVTWQDKTFTSLTDKHFTLSIFNERHTG
- a CDS encoding DNA polymerase; this encodes MSYTELHITSNFSFLRGGSHPHELVEQAAALGYTEVAITDHNTLAGVVRAYSAAKKVGIRLIIGCRLELMDGPPLLAYPTDKDAYARLSGLLSTGNLRAEKGQCLLYKKEVYEYAKGILFIALPPLSLNETFDFDNSYKDSLKEYSDNLSMALYLGMSRSYQANDNKRMHRLWQLSESLNIKLVATNDVHYHVPERRQLQDVLTCIREKCTIHTAGFRLYQNAERYLKPADEIQRLFRQYPQALDAASEIADACRFSLDSLKYIYPEEITSGGRTPQQELVMLAWQGANERFDNNIPEKIAEAIRYELEFMERKNYASYFLTVYDFVRFARQRNILCQGRGSAANSVVCYCLGITSVDPSKFKVLFARFMSDARDEPPDIDVDFEHERREEVIQYIYEKYGRDRAAIVATVTQVHWRGAIRDVAKAMGLSTDAVDRLAASIQEFRDELDNGRITSEGFNLADPHLMKTLELTREFVGFPRQLGQHTGGFIITQDRLSDLCPVLNARMEDRTNIEWNKDDIEQLGFLKVDVLALGMLTCIRKAFDLCKQHYGKEYTLAEINKYEDPAVYEMISHADTLGVFQIESRAQMSMLPRLKPKCFYDLVIEVAIVRPGPIQGDMVHPYLRRRDGIDPVNYPSEELKEILGRTLGVPLFQEQAMEIAIVAAGFTPAEADGLRRSMATFKAKGKVSDWEVKLVKGMINKGYEEDFARRVFRQLEGFGSYGFPESHAASFALLVYVSSYIKCYYPDVFAAALLNSLPMGFYQPAQIVIDAQKHGVEVRSVDINYSHWDNKLEERSGKYFALRLGFRQIKGLSTDDMQLLMAARQKPFRSVNALLDAGLAMLALEKLADADAFRSIGLDRRQALWEVSSLSDSPIGMFKGQPSESTSEIQLELPLLTDAEHVVEDYGTIGLSLKAHPVSFVRKQLDSFRVTATANLSKLANGDSVAVAGLITVRQRPGTAKGVIFITIEDETGFANLVVWGKVFDTYRRDIVQARLLMVQGKVQIEGEVIHVIANSCYNMSSLLQNMTDTKDTASALSTLSQSDEKNPEKVFHKGRNFR
- a CDS encoding 2OG-Fe(II) oxygenase; amino-acid sequence: MLLFDEKDLFTTGNGAQKNFDLPDLCLMLHEGFISKTEADYYYDMLLHNTPWREYQMPMYDKIVTAPRMIAWYGEQEEAGESALPWTPELMQLKKKVEEETGLLFNAVLLNLYRNGSDSVAWHSDKEHMIGRNPNIASMTFGQTRPFRLRHKIDKSVAQIEVPLHHGTLLLMSGTTNTFWEHQIPKSAKEMLPRINLTFRQVQ